In the Telopea speciosissima isolate NSW1024214 ecotype Mountain lineage chromosome 2, Tspe_v1, whole genome shotgun sequence genome, one interval contains:
- the LOC122652255 gene encoding DNA-damage-repair/toleration protein DRT111, chloroplastic: MLGGLYGDLPPPSSAPSADEEKSSNSAVWSSSTKMAPPTLRKPSSLFTPPHTVLKNQQSQNKPKTINSSQTRTVYSSTNSLASSADGVKSPSFQPALVGVTSTVIEEYDPARPNDYEEYKREKKRRAMEAEMKRELERRRKEEEEREREREQREREASERERETDYNDSRASSLNISGEEAWKRRAALSGNLGGSAPRSPSPPPNVDGFSIGKSGAGLGVGAGGQMTAAQRMMAKMGWKEGQGLGKQEQGITTPLMAKKTDRRAGVIVNASESKAEKKVKSVNFNGIPTRVLLLRNMVGPGEVDDELEDEVASECAKYGTVSKCLIFEITEPNFPVDEAVRMFVQFERPEETTKALVDLDGRFFGGRVVHASFYDEERFGRNELAPMPGEISGYP, translated from the exons atgctTGGTGGGCTGTATGGGGACCTACCTCCTCCTTCGTCGGCACCCTCGGCCGATGAGGAGAAAAGCAGCAACTCCGCTGTGTGGTCAAGCAGCACCAAAATGGCACCGCCAACACTGCGCAAGCCGTCATCTCTATTCACTCCGCCTCATACTGTCCTGAAAAACCAGCAGTCACAgaacaaacccaaaaccataAATTCATCTCAGACAAGAACCGTCTATTCATCAACCAATTCGTTGGCTTCGTCTGCTGATGGGGTGAAAAGCCCGTCGTTTCAACCCGCCCTTGTTGGAGTCACATCCACAGTCATTGAAGAGTACGACCCTGCAAGGCCTAATGATTATGAGGAGTacaaaagggagaagaagaggcgTGCCATGGAGGCTGAGATGAAGAGGGAGCTCGAAAGAAGgcggaaggaagaggaagagagagaaagggagcgAGAACAGAGAGAACGAGAGGCAtcagaaagagaaagggagacgGATTACAATGACTCAAGAGCTTCATCGTTGAATATTTCTGGAGAAGAAGCATGGAAACGGCGGGCAGCATTGAGTGGGAATTTGGGAGGCTCTGCACCAAGGTCACCTTCTCCACCACCAAATGTAGATGGTTTTAGCATTGGgaagtcaggagcagggttagGCGTTGGTGCTGGTGGGCAGATGACTGCAGCACAAAGAATGATGGCTAAGATGGGTTGGAAGGAAGGCCAGGGGCTTGGGAAGCAGGAACAGGGTATTACTACTCCTTTGATGGCCAAAAAGACAGATAGACGGGCTGGGGTGATAGTGAATGCAAGTGAATCCAAAGCAGAGAAGAAGGTGAAGAGTGTGAACTTCAATGGCATACCAACTCGTGTTCTGCTGCTCCGAAACATG gTGGGACCTGGAGAGGTAGATGATGAACTAGAAGACGAGGTAGCATCAGAATGTGCCAAGTATGGAACAGTATCCAAGTGCCTCATATTTGAGATCACAGAGCCCAATTTCCCAGTAGATGAGGCAGTCAGGATGTTTGTACAATTCGAGAGACCAGAGGAGACGACGAAAGCACTTGTTGATCTTGATGGCCGGTTCTTCGGAGGGAGGGTGGTTCATGCCTCATTTTACGATGAGGAGAGGTTTGGAAGAAACGAGCTAGCTCCAATGCCAGGGGAGATCTCTGGTTATCCTTGA